CGAACCTTTGTGATAACAACTGACAAAATGAACCAGTCCTAAATGTAGCAACTTCAACCCATTACTTATAAATGAGTCAATTTGGGTCATGGTTATTCTAAATTGTGTGGAGAATACAATAACAAAACATTCGCTCGTAGAGGATGGCCTTCTCGTATAAGATTGAACATACTCAAATCTTTAGTTTGGACATGATAAAACGTGAAAGAAATCCAAATAAACCTCACAAAAACGACTTTTTATCATTGAAATTCAAATTTTTAGGTTTTCCCTAACCTGCATTTTTTACAGTCAAATGTATATAACCTCTAACCAATATACACACTAATAATAGTTATTCACTTATTTATAAGTAGCGATTACATGTTCAATTTCAATACCGTCGATGTAGACGATGAACCCTAACAAAAAGAAAACATCATGATCATCGGTCTTTATTACCCACAATTAAACAGAATATCTCAAACTAAAACTTACCGTTAATTGTTGAAGCTCGTAGATGCAATTGTCGATTGAATGTCTCGATGACTCTGCTACAATCGAACGCCTTCTTGATTCTGCTACAATCGTTGTTGTTAATCGATTGTGATTGGCTTCAAGCAACGGCGAAGACGACGGAAAATCGTTTAATTAGATGGATTCAACTGATTTGGAAGTTAAACAAAAAATTCATAAAGATATATATGTTGTTTGTTCTCTACTTGAAACCTGAAAACTCGCTAAATTCACTAATCAGCTTGTGTTATATAcccatatatacattaaatagtgaAAGCTGCAGATATTGAGTCCACAACTTAGAacttgtgttttttttttattttgctaacCGATTTCGTTTTGAGAAAATATAAATGATCTCCAAACAACATTGTTTTTTTATCCAACTAAAACGGGTCACTTATAAACACTAACCACATTCAGCATTAAGAATCCATAACCATATGCCATATGTGACATCAACTCATTAAGCAATCGCATACTATGAACATTTGTAGATGAAATAAACCAATGCTTGCAATAATGTGTAACGAAAAAAAACTTACTCAACAAAGAAGCAAGCAAAACGAAGGCAAAACAAAATTTACACGCACACGCCATTTCTCATTTTCAGATATTGTATATGTGATAGGAATGGTTAAACTTTTGGTTAGATATGACAATTTGACTCATatcctgcattattacatttttgaTTATTTTTGGGTTAGTGTCTAAACCAGTTATTTTATAGGGCTATCATGATAGCTATTAAAATGCTAATCAGATTGCAGTTTTAGTATTGATATTACATTTACTTTGTTATTATGTCTCTTCTGAATACAAGATGATGACAAGGTATAGACCTATTTCCATTTTCTTTTGTAAGGTTACGTATTGAAACTTATGTTTGAAACTCAAGCTTTGGTGGAAGAGGAAGACTATTGTCCAGAGAGACAACATCTGCTGCTCTCCAACAACCTATACCTAAGGTTCATACTTCATGCCATCACTTTCTGGACGAATGGATTCATTCTAAACTATGGTCTTTAGAGAAGCATGGATCTATTGTAGATAATgaaggtgatacatttgaatcccaAAGGTTTGTTTTATGTTACCATCAATTGGCCgttttattttatatgtatttaaagtgttATAAGTGTTGTGATTATTAGGATGTTTGTTATATGTATTCTAGAAAGATATTTGTATCAGACGAGATGGGAATttgtgataaaaatattaatagatCATATGTATTTGCTTAATCAGTTAAAAGTATCTGCTTAATCAGTTAATAGATCATATGTATTTGCTTAATCAATCTAACTTTAAAATGAAAGATGTGATATTTTGCTATGGCATATCACCAAATCAGTCTAAGCAAAAACAAAAACGTGGTGGACTTTTAATAATGAAAAGGTGAAACTTGATTGCATTTTGTGAGATCAAGTTTCATTTTTTTCTGACTTATATATTTACAAATTAACTTAGCTGCGTTAAGTAGTATAAAGTATGAAACTTGTTTGTATCTATGATGCATTTGTGATTTGtccaaaaaaaaaaagatataggcAGAGCAATTGCTACATACAAGTGCCATGAATCGATTTAGAATTTCCATAGCAAGAATTAACCTGACGAAGATACATCTACCTAATTATTGGATATAATGGCAATTTAAACAGAAATATAGTAAGCAAATTCAAATTTTGTGAGTCAAAACATGTGTAATATGATTCTAACCATAAGTCAGTAATTTGCTTAACAAAACAGATTTCATACAATAATATTTCTTTTAACAATAAAGATCCAAATCATGATTGAATATGATTCTAACAATAAGTCAGACTCTGTAATTTGCAGTAACAAccctaaaattaaaaaaaaaatcctaaTAAAATTCGAATACAACTAACAATAGCGATTGAACAAATTTGTTGTTAATAACATGTGAATAGCGTTAAAACGACGTGTAATAACAACTAACCCGTGAATTGcgattgaagatgatgaacaaaagaAAGTCCTGCAATTAAGCTGCTATAATACAACTTTTTTGGTGGAGTCGATTGTAGGAGTCGATGACCTGAGGCGATTACATGTTCCGATTGATTATAGGTTTCGATTTCCATCAACGATTTCAGCGATTGTAGGTGTCGATTTCCTTCGGCGATTGTAGGTGTCGATGGCGATTGTAGGTGTCGATTACTAATCTGTATTCCGCAAGGTTTTGCTTGCCCGTGTTTTGGGTTATGTAGGGGCAATATCGGAAGGTATGAATTGATAGGTTACTTATTGAGTAGGGGTAGGTGATGGTAATTTTCTTGATTCAATGGTTGAGATTAGAGAAAAAAATTAAATGTATCTCTttttttaactttattattataatgtatagtaagaattattattattatatgttaaaaACTTAAAAGAAAAAAAAGTATCACGTGCTAGTCATGTGTCAAAGAATAAAAGTCACATCAAATCATATGCACGTGTTTGGTTGATTGGATAAGGGATCAATGCTGTTAAAACATTGAGTATTTTCGTCATGGGTGATGATCCGTACACCACTAACttttagccgtacaccaccaaATATGCTTTACAGTTTTGTACAGTACAATACCATAATGCATGTTTAGTGGTGTACGGATAAAACTTGGTGGTGTACGGATCACTCCCCTTTCGTCATTTATTGCCACACATATACTTTTTATTTGTTAATAAGTAAACCGAAAAAAAAGTGAAATAACACAACACTTTAAAACTAATAGCAATTCCATTTCTAGGGTTTTTTTTTCCAGGTTTAAGGCATGTTTATTATCACTTAATGATTTTTTTTTGTACAACTCTTAATTCAATAAGTAAAATTGTTGTTTATTTGTCACTTAATCTGAATATTGGTATGTTTCTGTAAGACATAGATTTAGACACCCCTCCAGAATAAGTGGCAaatgaaaaaaaaatcaaattaaaaaaacAAATACTAAATAACCCCttagtatatagtatatttatataataatattagataatagattttttttttcgacgaagatatatatatatatatatatatatatatatatatatatatatatatcgtaaagaTCCGATGGTACATACGAACAACAAAAATTGAAAGGTCTCGCTCTGATCGTCCTACAAATTGGACGATAACACTGAAAGAGAGCGAACACATTGAAAATGTAAATGACAGTACAAACGAATAACCACTAAACTTAaatctaaaaatatataaaaccATACACGTATCTAACGCCACTATTGTCACTACTTAAAAGCCGCACAACTACAATGAACATCGGACACTTCAGTAGCACCTAACCCGAGATGTGCAAATTAAAGTAACCTCCTGTACTCGAAAAATCACGTAACAACTCTTAAACCACAACCACAGAACCACAAGACAACATAATACAGATAATTAACCACTTATAATTAAGTGATCATATGTAGGTTAGTTTTCTGTTTTTGAGCCTCGTCCGTGTTTTTTCCTAGTTTTTGTATCGTGTTTTTCTTTGTCTCTTCCCGAGATAAAGTTAttgttataaagttttcattttttgccaaaaaataaaaataaaataataaataaaaaaattaagtgATCACATAGTCATAGTCATGATGTTGAGTATatactactccctccgtctcaaatcTACTGTCCCCAGACAAAAACACGTAGTTTTAAGAAATCTCACTAACTTTATTCTTCACCAATAATATATTTTCTCTCTTCAGAATAACCTCTTTTAATTGATTAAAAAAGAATCTGAACAATTAATTTAGGATATTTCAAAATGAAATAATGGACAATAAgtttgagacggagggagtaacaaAAAAATTGACAGGTGACATAAAAAAACAAACAATGAGACGGAATTTCCCCTTTTCCTCTTTCTAACATTTAGGTTAGGTTTCAACcacatgaaaagaaaaaaaaaaaaaaaaaacctagaaTCAATCGACAACAGCGGCGAATCTCTTCTTCAATCAAATTAACTTTTATTCAGCATGAAAACTCGCGGGTATACTAATCAATAAAACTATTTTTATACTCTCATATTAAATTGTATATATCCAAATCTGAATCTTTCAATTGTTTACGGTTGATTGTAATTTTGTTGTTTTGATGTATAGTGGCTTATCCAGGAGGCGTAGCTCTTATAGAAATGAGTTTATCCCCAATTTGGTAAGCCTTCTTCCTCTTGTATAAATATCAAGGATAATAATTTTgtttatagtaatagtaatagtaatagtaatagtaatagtaatagtaatagtaatagtaatagtaatagtaatagtaatagtaatagtaatagtaatagtaatagtaatagtaatagtaatagtaaataatacaattataattataagtataattatcatcaaaagtttgtgTTCACCATTTATCTGCTTGATTTAGTCTAGGGTTATTGATTGTTTCCAACTTGCATCTGTATTAGTTTTTTCAGCCTCATGAAACCTAAAAGTTTCAGCCTAAAAAGAAATAAGCTGTATTCTGATAACATTGCCGTTGAAGTGTCAATATTCCATAGTTGGTGGATACAACAATAAAGGTGTTTCTGAGTTTGTTAATTTTTGTTTGTTGTTGTTGGGGCTACTAATTCGATGTCTTCAAATGGTGATATCTTATTTGTGTGCACTCATAGAAAGTCTTTGACTGCCAAGTCACAGTGCAATTTAAAGATTTTAGTTCCAGAATATATGCTGGCTTTGTTTTATCCCCCTTCAACAAAGGAGTTAAATTCCACTATATAATGGCTTATCTTTCATGATTTTCTGATGGCATTGCTAAATTAGGTGAAGAAGGTAACTACGGAGAAGGCTGAAAAAAAAAGAGACAGGATGACTTTTGGTATGATTTTCCTTTCTAATCGAGCAACCTAGTCTTATTGATTGATTGCCATATCACAgtttgtaattataattaataattaatattagtattaattattatataattattatttttattttatttttgtagggGTGGCACCTTTGAAAATTCCAAGGAGTTGTATGACCTCATTAAGGAAGCGGTTAAATATAGGAGATGTTTGAAGTCAAATCCAGATAGCCGGAAATGTAAAAACGATGTGCTTTGTGCTGAATATGATATTGGGATTGTTGGTAACAAATATAAGGGACATGATCTGCCACGCAAATGGAAATAGTATGTTTCAATTCGATCAGGggctcttttttttctttcttttttttttttttttctttctttcttaattATAATAAAGCTAGCGAGTCTATTCTATTCTATTGATTGATTATATATCAAATCAAATGTTTATCTTTCTAACTCTTCATACATGCATACAACATTATATATTACCCATTTCTTGCAGTGACCCGGACATTGCACAGAACCTTGTAGAAGATAACTGTCTTATTCCAGTGGAATATAAGGATACAGTTTTGTATGCAAAGAGAAAAGGTGtgcatcttttatttatttatttatttttgccaTGTTCTTATATATATGTACAATATTGCGCGGTGGAAAAAAATTAATACCTCGTGAATGATGATAACTTAACTTGGTAACAGAACCGCGTCCGCCAAGGGAGATTCCAAAAACACGTTTCGTTCACTTGAATGAGAGAGAGAAGAAAATGTGGCTAGATTTCACAGAGTTCGTTATGGGGCCGCCGGTATATATGCCTAAGATTTTCTCatcccttttatttatttatatcatcTACACATCTATCCCCGGGGCTCCACGCATGTTCTCAGTTATCTTTTGGATCCTTGTCATTTGATCTTGGGGGGGAATTAACCAATGAAATTTCGTCTTCTATTGTAGCGATACAATTTCAGAAACAATAGTATAAAAAAAAGAAGCTATCATCATCTCCGGGATCATGCAAATGAAATAAGGTCGCTTGAACTTGATCATCCGATAGCTAGTCTTGTTGGCAACTTTGCCGTTGCTACCTTCAACAAGGCCTATCAGTTGGTACGTATGTGTGGtttctttaattattattattattattagcaaatttatttatttattatatatatatatatatatatatatatatggttgttaGCTTGTCAATGAGAAGCAACACAAGCGCATCGATCGTGCCGAGTTTATCAAGTGCGAATATAAAATTAATTTTGGGTACTTCCGCGAGTATTTCTTCTACATGAGAATGAAGGCTGTTGAAAAAGGGAAGGAAGGCTTCTATGATACCAAAGTTATATGTGATATGGTTAACGGTAACAGATCACTGAGCTGGTTTACTCTCGCTAAACCAACACCAGGTATTTGATTATTTGGATGCTtcaagtctcaaaaaaaaaaaaataaaaaaaataaaattgttaCAAAAATTGCTTGAAACTAATAAGAAATTTAAAACGCTTTTAATTCCACCCAATTTAATTGCCACCTCTATTAATTAATggtatatattattatgataatttatattattatttattcaattatcattaatatgGTCTCTTTCCGTTTGATCTTGCATCTTATAAAGAAATCACCGTTGAGAGTTCGCATCATTATAGTAGTTCATCTGAATCTGAGGATGAGGGTGATTATGTACCTGAACCTGAATTTATGTGTACCGGGATGAGGCGTAGGCTTAAGGACGCCACTCGTAGGGGTTACGACTTCATCAGCCCGGATCGGTATGGTATGTACTTGAAggcctttctttctttctttctttctttttatatatatatatatatatatatatatatatatatatatatatatatatatatatatatatatatatatatatataaaacaaaaaggTTTTTGCTTAGgtggcaatatatatatatatatatatatatatatatatatatatatatatatatataggggcaggatcaatggggaagtaaccattcgggggaagcaaaaaaaaaataaaaaattcgtttttttttgaaatttttttttccggcatcaagatcacaagaaaatatgaacatttagaagagacacttcgtgatgaatgttattatttaggcgggaaaacgatcgacaaaaataacattcaagataatattgttcgtgaagaatatgaacgtttttttttcatgttttgtgaagtaaaatttagcccgatttagagttttagggtttagggtttagggtttggtgttttaggtttattccataaacccaaaacaccaaaccctaaaccctaaaccctaaaccctaaaactctaaaccgttcgtgttaaaaactcaatctaaatcctaaatctaaaccctaaatctaaaccctaaaccctaaatttctaaaccctaatatctaaaccctataaaccctaatatctaaaccctaatagctaaaccccaatagctaaaacctcaaaatacgctcgaaaaacacgataattgttataatcacttcttcgagcgttttcccgccaaaataaaaacatttatcacaaagtgtctctactaaatgttcatattttcatctcatctataatgttcgtgaacaaagttttttaaaaaaacgaaaaaaaaaaaaagtttttgcttccccccgcttccccccgaatggttacttccctcttgatcctaccactatatatatatatatatatatatatatgtttaatctAGTTTATTGTTTACTTTTCAGTATTCGATGCTCCTTAGTTCTGCCAAGCTCGTGGTGATGTGATATTGGATAGGTCTGTTTTGAAGATGGGTtttttcatttatatttatatatcacattttgaggctGTTTGAACCAGTATATTCGTGAAGCAAGTTAACGAATGATGGCCGTGTTTGTAGTTAAGCAAGTGAACGAATTCCGTCCATTTGTATATATAATCAACTAGTGTCACTTCTTAATAACTGAGTGTCAACCTTTGACGGGCCTAAATCAAattttaatattagtacttgttttGATGATACATCTAACTTTTTTTGAGATAATAGGAATATACAAGTGATGCACAACAACAGGATCCAAAAATATCGTTTCGAATTCAGTTTTCTTCGTAACATAATTAAATTTGGTTTAGATATGTATCTAGTTCAGATATTTAGATTCCAGATCGTCTACACCATGTTTTTCGTCGCATTTGGTTTTAGATTTTCTTTTGGTTTCTTTTTCGAGTTTTTCGTCGCATCTGACTTTAGATTTTCTTTGGATAATTAAAATTGCGTTTGTA
The window above is part of the Rutidosis leptorrhynchoides isolate AG116_Rl617_1_P2 chromosome 1, CSIRO_AGI_Rlap_v1, whole genome shotgun sequence genome. Proteins encoded here:
- the LOC139874418 gene encoding uncharacterized protein isoform X2, which gives rise to MEIETYNQSEHVIASGHRLLQSTPPKKLYYSSLIAGLSFVHHLQSQFTANHNRLTTTIVAESRRRSIVAESSRHSIDNCIYELQQLTVVFFKRADHVTRTKQVLVNQ
- the LOC139874418 gene encoding uncharacterized protein isoform X1 → MEIETYNQSEHVIASGHRLLQSTPPKKLYYSSLIAGLSFVHHLQSQFTANHNRLTTTIVAESRRRSIVAESSRHSIDNCIYELQQLTVVFFKRADHVTRTKQVILKSTISKDVIFQVLLTLRSLTIRTIEITQECQHSHTK
- the LOC139874433 gene encoding uncharacterized protein, translated to MWLDFTEFVMGPPRYNFRNNSIKKRSYHHLRDHANEIRSLELDHPIASLVGNFAVATFNKAYQLLVNEKQHKRIDRAEFIKCEYKINFGYFREYFFYMRMKAVEKGKEGFYDTKVICDMVNGNRSLSWFTLAKPTPEITVESSHHYSSSSESEDEGDYVPEPEFMCTGMRRRLKDATRRGYDFISPDRYVFDAP